In Spea bombifrons isolate aSpeBom1 chromosome 12, aSpeBom1.2.pri, whole genome shotgun sequence, the following proteins share a genomic window:
- the EIF4G3 gene encoding eukaryotic translation initiation factor 4 gamma 3 encodes MSTQPQTRSPFAAGPRPTHHQGGFRPIQFFQRPQIQPPRAAIQNSNPSIRPGAQTPTAVYQANQHIMMVNHLPMPYAMPQGPQYCLPPYRHGAPPYVGPPQQYPVQPPSPFYPGPGSGEFTNPYGTAFYPSQPVYQSAPIIVPPQQQQQQQPPPPAKREKKTIRIRDPNQGGKDITEEIMSGGSRNPTPPILRPSSTPTPPQQLPSHVPEHSPGIFGTVESSHLSASIPATAAREPKTEEKPKPDPVLKSSPPPCVRPEVGDTRKCSGPEQLMDETELTHAACLLPLVAAAPVAAPGSPAFPCLLEDTSESDSALEEGGSPAMEILPDATADEIEEDLCKDRLGLPVPSDILATATTLSAQEINGISYEVTTMDDILGEKMMGDMVSSEVPELASPSPTDIESPSNVPISSPALSVSPQPESPPPPLIAALCTTKTSPPAAGLPHVGQEDVEEDLDSRTSIIDSAEGFTNTGPLEAETELECSVKLLSFTSRESPVEAHTVAAAPKTRHKPKDGGPDVEETLQPEEEPQDEDDVLEDRPAQLEQMSVTGPYLTIAKPLEENGEAEPVRNGTDSVSECEAADVPSGPAEGITFPYKPGGLAEKPSETQPDAVPVPLAPEQSEGKRQYDRDFLLGFQFMPACVQKPEGLPPISDVVLDKINQPKLPLRTLDTRMLQRGPDFTPAYADFGRPAPGGRGVPLLNVGPRRSQPGQRREPRKIIMNISVTDDVHLKKSENAWKPSVKRDSMPEDPENLKTQALFRKVRSILNKLTPQMFNQLMKQVTDLTVDTEERLKGVIDLVFEKAIDEPGFSVAYANMCRCLATLKVPMADKPGSSVNFRKLLLNRCQKEFEKDKADDDVFEKKQKDLELAKTPEEKSRLQDELEEAKDKARRRSIGNIKFIGELFKLKMLTEAIMHDCVVKLLKNHDEESLECLCRLLTTIGKDLDFEKAKPRMDQYFHQMEKIVKERKTSSRIRFMLQDVIDLRMCNWVSRRADQGPKTIEQIHKEAKIEEQEEQRKVQQLMTKEKRRPGVQRVEEGGWNTVQGAKNNRVLDPSKFLKITKPTIDEKIQLVPKAQPGSWGKGSSGGAKVSETESLRPGAPSLNRFSALQQSVSPTSAPGSVELDPRRTLTSRGSAGREKNDKPAVLATVSTATRPGNFVRGSSSSKELIDSQEELRRETLQTVKQLMSSAELEKNPPAERRNKDPAAKSEPPEPDKSETPDPDKSPPSEEEMERKCRAIIDEFLHINDFKEAMQCVEELRATGMLSVFVRVGVESTLERSQITRDHMGHLLYQLVQSGKLGKQHFFTGFSETLELADDMAIDIPHIWLYLAELVTPVLKEGGISLRELIVEFGKALEPAGRSGVLLAEILHLLCKQMSHKKVATLWRETGLKWKDVLPEGQDVPSFVSEKNLEFTLADGSGPSENLSKKEVSAEELSQRLEQLVIEEKANDEQIFDWVEANLDECQMSSPTFLRALTTAVCKAAILGDCSSCRVDTTFLKQRVPVLLKYMDSDTERELQALYALQALIVKLDQPPNLLRMFFDCLYDEEVISEDAFYKWESSKDPAEQNGKGVALKSVTAFFTWLREAEEESEDN; translated from the exons ATGAGCACGCAGCCTCAGACCCGCTCTCCG TTTGCCGCTGGACCTCGGCCAACACATCACCAG GGAGGATTCAGACCCATCCAG TTTTTCCAGAGGCCGCAGATACAGCCTCCCCGTGCAGCCATTCAGAACAGCAATCCTTCCATCCGACCGGGAGCACAGACGCCGACGGCCGTTTATCAAGCCAACCAGCACATCATGATGGTCAACCATCTGCCAATGCCATATGCAATGCCGCAGGGTCCGCAGTACTGTCTACCGCCG TACCGACACGGAGCTCCTCCGTACGTGGGACCCCCCCAGCAGTATCCGGTACAGCCTCCCAGTCCATTCTACCCGGGCCCTGGCTCTGGGGAGTTCACTAATCCCTACG GAACAGCGTTCTACCCCAGTCAGCCCGTGTACCAGTCAGCGCCCATCATAGTGCctccgcagcagcagcagcagcagcagcctccACCTCCCGccaagagagagaagaagacg ATCCGAATAAGAGATCCCAACCAGGGAGGGAAAGACATCACAGAGGAAATCATGTCTGGGGGCAGCCGGAACCCAACGCCGCCTATCCTGCGACCCAGTTCTACACCAACGCCACCTCAG CAGCTGCCTAGCCACGTTCCAGAGCACAGTCCGGGGATCTTTGGGACTGTGGAAAGCTCCCATCTCAGCGCCAGCATTCCCGCGACCGCTGCCAGGGAGCCCAAAACAG AGGAGAAGCCAAAACCAGATCCTGTATTAAAGTCTTCTCCTCCCCCGTGCGTTCGGCCTGAGGTTGGAGACACCAGGAAGTGTAGCGGACCGGAGCAGCTGATGGATGAGACTGAGCTCACGCACGCAGCATGCCTCTTGCCGCTTGTAGCAGCAGCTCCAGTTGCAGCGCCCGGCTCTCCGGCATTTCCCTGTCTTCTGGAGGACACTAGTGAAAGTGACAGCGCGCTGGAGGAGGGAGGTTCTCCGGCCATGGAAATTCTCCCGGATGCCACCGCAGATGAGATTGAGGAGGACCTATGCAAGGATCGTCTGGGGCTGCCGGTTCCCTCTGACATTCTAGCGACTGCAACCACTTTGTCTGCTCAGGAAATAAATGGCATAAGCTATGAAGTGACTACAATGGACGATATATTGGGGGAAAAGATGATGGGGGACATGGTCTCATCAGAAGTGCCAGAGTTGGCTTCACCATCTCCCACGGACATTGAATCCCCTTCAAACGTGCCTATCTCTTCCCCAGCGCTCTCGGTCTCGCCGCAGCCAGAGTCTCCTCCACCTCCTCTCATAGCTGCTCTCTGTACCACTAAAACCTCTCCTCCTGCTGCCGGTCTCCCACACGTGGGCCAGGAGGACGTAGAAGAGGATCTGGACTCCAGAACTTCCATCATAGATAGTGCGGAAGGCTTCACAAACACAGGACCGTTGGAAGCAGAGACTGAGCTTGAGTGTAGCGTGAAACTTCTGAGCTTCACCTCAAGAGAAAGCCCAGTGGAAG CCCACACAGTGGCAGCTGCACCAAAGACGAGGCATAAACCCAAAGATGGAGGCCCAGACGTGGAAGAGACATTACAGCCAGAGGAAGAG CCACAGGATGAAGACGATGTGTTAGAGGACAGGCCCGCACAGCTCGAGCAGATGAGCGTCACCGGTCCATACCTTACCATTGCCAAACCGCTGGAGGAGAACGGTGAGGCCGAGCCCGTGCGCAATGGGACAGATTCTGTGTCTGAGTGCGAAGCGGCAGACGTCCCGTCGGGACCGGCAGAGGGTATAACGTTCCCCTATAAACCAG GAGGCCTAGCTGAGAAGCCCTCTGAAACGCAGCCGGATGCCGTGCCGGTGCCGCTTGCCCCTGAGCAGTCTGAGGGGAAGAGACAGTACGACCGCGACTTTCTGCTGGGCTTTCAGTTCATGCCGGCCTGTGTTCAGAAGCCGGAGGGCCTTCCCCCCATCAGCGATGTGGTCCTGGACAAA ATCAATCAGCCAAAACTACCCTTAAGGACCCTGGATACACGAATGTTGCAGAGGGGGCCAGATTTCACCCCTGCCTATGCCGATTTTGGGCGGCCAGCACCAGGAGGTCGAGGGGTACCT TTACTGAATGTAGGCCCAAGGCGCTCGCAGCCAGGCCAGCGGCGGGAGCCCAGGAAGATTATCATGAACATTTCTGTAACAGATGATGTCCATCTGAAGAAATCCGAGAATGCCTGGAAGCCCAGTGTGAAGAGAGACAGTATGCCCGAAGACCCAGAAAACCTCAAAACTCAG GCTCTCTTCCGTAAGGTCCGGAGCATCCTAAACAAACTGACACCGCAAATGTTCAACCAGTTAATGAAGCAGGTGACCGACCTCACAGTGGACACTGAGGAGAGGCTTAAAGGGGTCATCGATCTCGTCTTTGAGAAAGCAATTGATGAGCCCGGCTTCTCGGTGGCGTATGCCAACATGTGCCGATGCCTTGCCACA CTAAAAGTGCCGATGGCCGACAAGCCCGGAAGCTCTGTAAATTTCCGTAAGCTGCTATTGAATCGATGCCAGAAGGAGTTTGAGAAAGACAAAGCCGATGACGACGTCTTCGAGAAAAAGCAAAAGGATCTGGAATTGGCTAAAACT CCAGAGGAAAAGTCACGACTTCAAGATGAGCTGGAGGAAGCCAAGGACAAAGCCAGACGGAGGTCCATTGGGAACATAAAGTTTATCGGGGAGCTTTTCAAGCTGAAGATGTTAACTGAAGCCATCATGCACGACTGCGTAGTAAAGTTACTCAAAAACCACGATGAAGAATCCCTGGAGTGTTTGTGCCGGCTACTCACGACCATCGGCAAGGATCTGGACTTTGAGAAAGCCAAG CCGCGCATGGACCAGTATTTTCATCAGATGGAGAAGATCGTAAAAGAACGAAAGACGTCGTCAAGGATACGCTTTATGCTGCAAGACGTAATAGACCTTAGAATG TGCAACTGGGTGTCCCGCAGAGCAGACCAGGGGCCCAAAACCATCGAGCAGATTCATAAAGAGGCCAAGATtgaggagcaggaggagcagcgGAAAGTCCAGCAGCTAATGACCAAAGAGAAGCGAAGGCCAG GGGTTCAGAGAGTGGAGGAAGGTGGCTGGAACACTGTGCAAGGGGCAAAAAACAACCGTGTGTTGGACCCATCCAAGTTCCTGAAAATCACAAAG CCTACCATAGATGAGAAGATTCAGCTCGTGCCGAAGGCTCAGCCTGGCAGCTGGGGAAAGGGAAGCAGCGGAGGAGCAAAGGTCAGCGAGACGG AATCCTTGCGGCCGGGGGCCCCGAGCCTAAACAGATTCTCTGCTCTTCAGCAATCTGTATCGCCAACCTCAGCCCCTGGGAGTGTGGAACTAGATCCCCGCAGGACTTTGACCAG CCGAGGAAGCGCTGGCCGAGAGAAGAACGACAAGCCGGCCGTCCTGGCCACAGTATCAACTGCTACGCGGCCCGGCAATTTCGTCCGGGGCAGTAGCAGCAGCAAAGAGTTAATAGACAGTCAAGAAGAGCTAAGAAGAGAAACGCTCCAGACTGTGAAGCAGCTGATGAGCAGCGCGGAGCTGGAAAAGAACCCACCAGCCGAGCGTAGAAACAAAGACCCAG CAGCtaagtctgaacctcctgagcctGATAAATCCGAGACTCCAGACCCGGACAAGTCTCCCCCGTCAGAGGAAGAGATGGAGCGGAAGTGCAGAGCCATCATCGACGAGTTTCTCCATATTAATGACTTCAAG GAAGCCATGCAGTGTGTGGAGGAGCTCCGGGCCACTGGCATGCTTTCAGTATTTGTGAGGGTTGGTGTGGAGTCCACCCTAGAGCGGAGTCAAATCACAAGGGATCACATGGGGCATCTCCTGTACCAGCTGGTGCAGTCGGGCAAACTCGGCAAACAGCACTTCTTCACAGG TTTTTCTGAGACTCTGGAGCTGGCGGATGATATGGCCATCGATATCCCGCACATCTGGCTGTACCTGGCGGAGCTGGTGACTCCCGTGTTAAAAGAAGGCGGCATCTCTCTGAGAGAGCTGATAGT aGAGTTTGGCAAAGCCCTGGAGCCTGCGGGACGCAGCGGGGTCTTGTTGGCTGAAATCTTGCACCTTCTATGCAAACAAATG AGCCATAAGAAAGTGGCCACTTTGTGGAGAGAAACTGGCTTAAAGTGGAAGGACGTTCTGCCTGAAGGCCAGGATGTTCCGAGCTTTGTCAGTGAGAAG AACTTAGAATTCACGTTGGCTGACGGCTCTGGCCCATCGGAAAACCTGTCCAAGAAGGAGGTGTCGGCAGAGGAGCTGAGTCAGCGTCTGGAGCAGCTCGTTATAGAAGAGAAAGCAAACGATGAACAAATCTTTGACTGGGTAGAG GCCAACCTAGATGAATGCCAGATGAGTTCACCTACATTCCTTAGAGCTTTAACGACCGCAGTGTGCAAAGCGGCCATTCTAG GGGACTGTTCTTCCTGCCGTGTGGACACTACCTTTCTGAAGCAGAGGGTTCCGGTTTTGTTGAAATACATGGACTCTGATACGGAGAGGGAACTACAAGCACTTTATGCACTACAAGCATTGATAGTAAAACTTGATCAGCCTCCCA ATTTATTGCGCATGTTTTTCGATTGCCTCTATGATGAGGAGGTCATTTCAGAGGATGCCTTCTACAAGTGGGAGAGCAGCAAAGATCCCGCGGAGCAGAATGGGAAGGGAGTGGCTCTGAAGTCTGTGACGGCCTTCTTTACGTGGCTGCGAGAGGCAGAGGAGGAGTCAGAGGACAACTAG